A window of Modestobacter versicolor contains these coding sequences:
- the leuC gene encoding 3-isopropylmalate dehydratase large subunit gives MGQTLAQKVYEQHVVRRTAGEPDLLYIDLHLVHEVTSPQAFDGLRAAGRTVRRPDLTMATEDHNVPTLDILSPIADPVSRAQVDALRRNAAEFGIRLAPMGDRDQGIVHVIGPQLGLTQPGMTIVCGDSHTSTHGAFGALAFGIGTSEVEHVLATQTLPQYPAKQMAVTVDGELPPGVSAKDVILAVIAQIGTGGGQGHVIEYRGSAIEGLSMEARMTICNMSIEAGARAGLIAPDQTTFDFLQGRPHAPQGADWDAAVAEWSTLRTDPDAVFDREVRIDAASLTPYVTWGTNPGQGLPIGGSVPDPAQIADENERHAAESALAYMGLTAGTPLREIEVDTVFLGSCTNGRIEDLRVAAALLKGKHVDASTRMLVVPGSVAVKQQAEAEGLDRVFLDAGAEWRGAGCSMCLGMNPDQLKPGERSASTSNRNFQGRQGKGGRTHLVSPAVAAATALTGKLTAPADLADAPIPAGV, from the coding sequence GTGGGCCAGACCCTGGCGCAGAAGGTGTACGAGCAGCACGTCGTCCGGCGGACGGCCGGGGAACCCGACCTCCTCTACATCGACCTCCACCTCGTCCACGAGGTGACCAGCCCGCAGGCCTTCGACGGGCTGCGGGCCGCCGGGCGCACGGTGCGCCGGCCCGACCTGACGATGGCCACCGAGGACCACAACGTCCCGACGCTGGACATCCTCAGCCCGATCGCCGACCCGGTCAGCCGGGCGCAGGTCGACGCGCTGCGCCGCAACGCCGCCGAGTTCGGCATCCGGCTGGCCCCGATGGGCGACCGCGACCAGGGCATCGTGCACGTCATCGGCCCGCAGCTGGGGCTCACCCAGCCCGGCATGACCATCGTCTGCGGCGACAGCCACACCTCCACCCACGGTGCGTTCGGTGCGCTGGCCTTCGGGATCGGCACCAGCGAGGTCGAGCACGTGCTGGCCACCCAGACGCTGCCGCAGTACCCGGCCAAGCAGATGGCGGTCACCGTCGACGGCGAGCTGCCCCCGGGCGTCTCGGCCAAGGACGTCATCCTCGCCGTCATCGCCCAGATCGGCACCGGCGGCGGCCAGGGCCACGTCATCGAGTACCGCGGCAGCGCCATCGAGGGGCTGTCGATGGAGGCCCGGATGACCATCTGCAACATGTCGATCGAGGCCGGTGCCCGCGCCGGGCTCATCGCCCCCGACCAGACCACCTTCGACTTCCTGCAGGGCCGCCCGCACGCCCCGCAGGGCGCCGACTGGGACGCCGCCGTCGCCGAGTGGTCGACGCTGCGCACCGACCCGGACGCCGTCTTCGACCGCGAGGTGCGCATCGACGCGGCGTCGCTGACCCCCTACGTCACCTGGGGTACCAACCCGGGCCAGGGCCTGCCGATCGGTGGCAGCGTGCCCGACCCGGCGCAGATCGCCGACGAGAACGAGCGGCACGCCGCGGAGTCCGCGCTGGCCTACATGGGCCTGACCGCCGGCACCCCGCTGCGCGAGATCGAGGTCGACACCGTCTTCCTCGGCTCCTGCACCAACGGCCGGATCGAGGACCTGCGGGTCGCCGCCGCGCTGCTGAAGGGCAAGCACGTCGACGCGAGCACCCGGATGCTCGTCGTCCCGGGGTCGGTCGCGGTGAAGCAGCAGGCCGAGGCCGAGGGCCTGGACCGGGTGTTCCTCGACGCCGGGGCCGAGTGGCGCGGCGCCGGCTGCTCGATGTGCCTGGGCATGAACCCCGACCAGCTCAAGCCGGGGGAGCGCTCGGCCTCCACCAGCAACCGCAACTTCCAGGGCCGCCAGGGCAAGGGCGGGCGCACCCACCTGGTCTCCCCGGCCGTCGCCGCGGCGACCGCGCTGACCGGCAAGCTCACCGCCCCGGCCGACCTGGCCGACGCCCCGATCCCGGCAGGAGTGTGA
- a CDS encoding RNA degradosome polyphosphate kinase — translation MPAASSPLPADRFLNRELSWLDFNTRVLELAEDDALPLLERVKFLSIFASNLDEFFMVRIAGLKRRQSTGLTVRSPDGLTIREQLARVTERTQDLVHRHASVFEKDVVPRLEEQGIRIVHWDDLGDADAMRLREYFRDQVFPVLTPLAVDPAHPFPYISGLSLNLAVSVRDPETGAPRFARLKVPNNVPRFIPVGPVTEQAVFLPLEDLIAAHLSSLFPGLDVIDHHLFRVTRNADLEVEEDRDEDLLQALERELARRRFGPAVRLEVTETMDPQILDVLVHELEISPADVVSVPGLLDLGSLMALYDLDRPELKDEPFVPATHPRLSEGETPKSVFATLREGDVLVHHPYDSFATSVQRFIEQAAADPNVLAIKQTLYRTSGDSPIVSALIEAAQAGKQVVVLVEIKARFDEEANISWARSLERAGCHVVYGLVGLKTHCKTALVVRMENGVIRRYCHIGTGNYNPKTARIYEDVGILTADPRVGADLTDLFNTLTGYSRQTTYRSLMVAPHGIRTGLVEKIRREARHAAEGKPSGILIKVNSLVDEQIIDALYEASRAGVPVELLIRGICTLRPGVPGLSETIHARSIVGRFLEHSRVMNFANAGSPEWWLGSSDLMHRNLDRRVEVLLRVNDPAAQRQLQRVFDAAMAPDVRSWQLAGDGTWTRTGERNSQAELLAMRGENAG, via the coding sequence GCCCGCCGCCTCTTCCCCGCTGCCCGCCGACCGGTTCCTCAACCGGGAGCTCTCCTGGCTGGACTTCAACACCCGCGTGCTGGAGCTGGCCGAGGACGACGCCCTCCCGCTGCTGGAGCGGGTCAAGTTCCTCTCCATCTTCGCCAGCAACCTCGACGAGTTCTTCATGGTGCGGATCGCCGGCCTCAAGCGCCGGCAGAGCACCGGCCTGACCGTCCGCTCCCCCGACGGCCTGACCATCCGCGAGCAGCTGGCCCGGGTGACCGAGCGCACCCAGGACCTGGTCCACCGGCACGCCAGCGTGTTCGAGAAGGACGTCGTCCCGCGCCTGGAGGAGCAGGGCATCCGGATCGTGCACTGGGACGACCTCGGCGACGCCGACGCGATGCGGCTGCGCGAGTACTTCCGCGACCAGGTGTTCCCGGTGCTCACCCCGCTGGCCGTCGACCCGGCCCACCCGTTCCCCTACATCAGCGGGCTGTCGCTCAACCTCGCCGTCTCGGTGCGCGACCCGGAGACCGGTGCGCCGCGCTTCGCCCGGCTCAAGGTGCCCAACAACGTGCCGCGGTTCATCCCGGTCGGCCCGGTCACCGAGCAGGCGGTGTTCCTCCCCCTCGAGGACCTCATCGCCGCGCACCTGTCCTCGCTGTTCCCCGGCCTCGACGTGATCGACCACCACCTGTTCCGGGTCACCCGCAACGCCGACCTGGAGGTGGAGGAGGACCGCGACGAGGACCTGCTGCAGGCCCTCGAGCGGGAGCTGGCCCGCCGCCGGTTCGGCCCGGCGGTGCGGCTCGAGGTCACCGAGACGATGGACCCGCAGATCCTCGACGTCCTGGTGCACGAGCTGGAGATCAGCCCGGCCGACGTCGTCTCGGTGCCCGGCCTGCTCGACCTGGGCTCGCTGATGGCGCTCTACGACCTGGACCGCCCCGAGCTCAAGGACGAGCCCTTCGTGCCGGCCACCCACCCGCGGCTGAGCGAGGGCGAGACGCCCAAGAGCGTCTTCGCCACGCTGCGCGAGGGCGACGTGCTGGTGCACCACCCCTACGACTCCTTCGCCACCAGCGTGCAGCGCTTCATCGAGCAGGCCGCGGCCGACCCGAACGTGCTGGCGATCAAGCAGACGCTGTACCGCACCTCCGGCGACTCCCCGATCGTCTCGGCGCTGATCGAGGCCGCCCAGGCCGGCAAGCAGGTGGTCGTCCTGGTGGAGATCAAGGCCCGCTTCGACGAGGAGGCCAACATCAGCTGGGCCCGCTCGCTGGAGCGCGCCGGCTGCCACGTCGTCTACGGCCTGGTCGGGCTGAAGACGCACTGCAAGACCGCGCTGGTGGTGCGGATGGAGAACGGCGTGATCCGCCGCTACTGCCACATCGGCACCGGCAACTACAACCCCAAGACCGCCCGGATCTACGAGGACGTCGGCATCCTCACCGCCGACCCGCGGGTCGGCGCCGACCTCACCGACCTGTTCAACACCCTCACCGGCTACTCGCGGCAGACCACCTACCGCTCGCTGATGGTGGCCCCGCACGGCATCCGCACCGGGCTGGTGGAGAAGATCCGGCGGGAGGCGCGGCACGCCGCCGAGGGCAAGCCGTCCGGCATCCTGATCAAGGTCAACTCGCTGGTCGACGAGCAGATCATCGACGCGCTCTACGAGGCCTCCCGGGCCGGCGTCCCGGTCGAGCTGCTGATCCGCGGCATCTGCACGCTGCGCCCCGGCGTGCCCGGGCTCAGCGAGACCATCCACGCCCGCTCGATCGTCGGCCGCTTCCTCGAGCACTCCCGGGTGATGAACTTCGCCAACGCCGGCTCCCCCGAGTGGTGGCTGGGCAGCTCCGACCTGATGCACCGCAACCTGGACCGCCGGGTCGAGGTGCTGCTGCGGGTCAACGACCCGGCCGCGCAGCGGCAGCTGCAGCGGGTGTTCGACGCCGCGATGGCCCCCGACGTGCGCAGCTGGCAGCTGGCCGGCGACGGCACCTGGACCCGCACCGGCGAGCGCAACTCGCAGGCCGAGCTGCTCGCCATGCGCGGTGAGAACGCTGGCTGA
- the leuD gene encoding 3-isopropylmalate dehydratase small subunit — protein MDAFTTHTGTAAPLRRSNVDTDQIIPAEYLKRITRTGFEDGLFVAWRTNEPDFVLNQPQYAGASILVAGPDFGTGSSREHANWALLDGGFRVVISPRFADIFRNNSTKAGLLTVVLPEADVEALWAAVEADPALPVTVDLQAEQVTYGTTSVPFQIDPYTRWRLLEGLDDVGLTERHLDDITAFEAQRPAWKPRALPALPQPS, from the coding sequence ATGGACGCCTTCACCACGCACACCGGCACCGCCGCCCCGCTGCGGCGCAGCAACGTCGACACCGACCAGATCATCCCGGCCGAGTACCTCAAGCGGATCACCCGCACCGGCTTCGAGGACGGGCTGTTCGTGGCCTGGCGGACGAACGAGCCCGACTTCGTGCTCAACCAGCCGCAGTACGCCGGCGCCTCGATCCTGGTCGCCGGCCCGGACTTCGGCACCGGCTCCTCGCGCGAGCACGCCAACTGGGCGCTGCTGGACGGCGGCTTCCGGGTGGTCATCAGCCCCCGGTTCGCCGACATCTTCCGCAACAACTCGACCAAGGCCGGCCTGCTCACCGTCGTCCTGCCCGAGGCCGACGTCGAGGCGCTGTGGGCGGCCGTAGAGGCCGACCCGGCGCTGCCGGTGACCGTCGACCTGCAGGCCGAGCAGGTCACCTACGGCACGACGAGCGTCCCGTTCCAGATCGACCCCTACACCCGGTGGCGGCTGCTCGAGGGCCTGGACGACGTCGGGCTCACCGAGCGGCACCTCGACGACATCACCGCCTTCGAGGCCCAGCGCCCGGCCTGGAAGCCCAGGGCGCTGCCCGCGCTGCCCCAGCCGAGCTAG
- a CDS encoding sodium:solute symporter family protein: MVLAADDTLRLDANAVDYGLVIAYFAVVLLIGLAARRRVSDSLDFFLSGRSLPAWVTGLAFISANLGAVEIIGMSANGAQFGMATFHYFWIGAVPAMLFLGIVMMPFYYGSKVRSVPEFMRRRFGTGAHLVNALSFALAQLLIAGINLYLLATVVNALLGWPLWLGLLVAAAIVLSYITLGGLSAAIYNEVLQFFVIVAALLPLTLIGLHRVGGVGGLVDRVRESTGGDEQLRSWPGTGLSAIDNPVLSVIGIVFGLGFVLSFGYWTTNFVEVQRAMATKSMSAARSTPIIGSFPKMFIPFIVIVPGMIAAVLIPEISEAKATGGEVDYNNSILMLMEEVLPNGLLGVAIAGLLAAFMAGMAANISAFNTVFSYDLWQQYVKKDRPDGYYLLVGRLATVGATVLAIFTAIIASGYSNLMDYLQTLFGFFNAPLFATFILGMFWKKMTPTAGWTGLVSGTLAAVAVAFLSEDSFGSASLGVIGLSGQGASFVAAGAAFVVDILVSVVVSKVTAPKPVHELAGLVYSETPKEQRTDPEAHRLPWYQSPTKLAGISLVMVIVLNVIFR, encoded by the coding sequence GTGGTCCTCGCCGCGGACGACACCCTGCGCCTCGACGCCAACGCCGTCGACTACGGGCTCGTCATCGCCTACTTCGCCGTCGTCCTGCTGATCGGCCTGGCGGCCCGCCGCCGGGTCAGCGACAGCCTCGACTTCTTCCTGTCCGGCCGCTCGCTGCCGGCCTGGGTCACCGGCCTCGCCTTCATCTCGGCCAACCTCGGTGCGGTCGAGATCATCGGCATGTCGGCCAACGGCGCCCAGTTCGGCATGGCCACGTTCCACTACTTCTGGATCGGCGCCGTCCCGGCGATGCTGTTCCTGGGCATCGTGATGATGCCCTTCTACTACGGCTCCAAGGTGCGCAGCGTGCCGGAGTTCATGCGCCGCCGCTTCGGCACCGGGGCCCACCTGGTGAACGCGCTGAGCTTCGCGCTGGCCCAGCTGCTGATCGCCGGCATCAACCTCTACCTGCTGGCCACGGTCGTGAACGCGCTGCTGGGCTGGCCGCTGTGGCTGGGGCTGCTCGTGGCCGCGGCGATCGTGCTCAGCTACATCACGCTGGGCGGCCTGTCGGCGGCCATCTACAACGAGGTCCTGCAGTTCTTCGTCATCGTCGCCGCCCTGCTGCCGCTCACGCTGATCGGTCTGCACCGCGTCGGCGGCGTCGGCGGCCTGGTCGACCGGGTGCGCGAGTCGACCGGAGGCGACGAGCAGCTGCGGTCGTGGCCCGGTACGGGCCTGTCCGCGATCGACAACCCGGTGCTGTCGGTCATCGGCATCGTCTTCGGCCTCGGGTTCGTGCTCTCCTTCGGCTACTGGACGACGAACTTCGTCGAGGTCCAGCGCGCGATGGCGACCAAGTCGATGTCCGCGGCGCGGAGCACCCCGATCATCGGGTCGTTCCCGAAGATGTTCATCCCGTTCATCGTCATCGTCCCGGGCATGATCGCCGCGGTCCTCATCCCGGAGATCAGCGAGGCCAAGGCCACCGGGGGCGAGGTCGACTACAACAACTCCATCCTGATGCTGATGGAGGAGGTGCTGCCGAACGGGCTGCTCGGGGTGGCCATCGCCGGGCTGCTGGCCGCGTTCATGGCCGGCATGGCGGCGAACATCTCCGCCTTCAACACCGTCTTCAGCTACGACCTGTGGCAGCAGTACGTGAAGAAGGACCGGCCCGACGGCTACTACCTCCTGGTGGGCCGGCTGGCCACGGTCGGCGCGACGGTGCTCGCCATCTTCACCGCGATCATCGCCTCGGGCTACAGCAACCTGATGGACTACCTGCAGACGCTGTTCGGCTTCTTCAACGCCCCGCTGTTCGCCACGTTCATCCTGGGCATGTTCTGGAAGAAGATGACCCCGACGGCCGGCTGGACCGGCCTGGTGTCCGGCACCCTGGCCGCCGTCGCCGTCGCCTTCCTGAGCGAGGACTCCTTCGGCTCGGCGTCCCTCGGGGTCATCGGGCTCAGCGGCCAGGGTGCGAGCTTCGTCGCCGCCGGTGCCGCGTTCGTCGTCGACATCCTGGTGAGCGTGGTGGTCAGCAAGGTGACCGCGCCCAAGCCGGTGCACGAGCTCGCCGGGCTGGTCTACTCGGAGACGCCCAAGGAGCAGCGCACCGACCCCGAGGCGCACCGGCTGCCCTGGTACCAGTCGCCCACCAAGCTGGCCGGCATCTCGCTGGTCATGGTCATCGTCCTCAACGTCATCTTCCGCTGA
- a CDS encoding NUDIX hydrolase, translating into MRTLAEEPALIPAAGGVLWRTGPGGVLETAVVHRPKYDDWSLPKGKLDAGEHPLVAAVREVREETGLQVAVGRRSVQTRYAHRSGPKRVDYWVMQAVGGDFVPNDEVDVLRWLPVPAATALVSHDHDRAVLADLARTDVPLMPRVLLVRHASAGQRGSFDGPDEQRPLDRRGRAQSAVLTEVLPAFAPARLLSAPPVRCLETLAPLADALGLPVGEVPELGEAGFDADPQAGLATVQRLLAGDAGPGLTVVCSQGGAIPSVLLALGVRWHGTAGALWPPAAKGSVWAVGGSAGALSADYYRDFSADPAAPAGSPARTAAGRR; encoded by the coding sequence GTGAGAACGCTGGCTGAGGAGCCGGCGCTCATCCCGGCCGCCGGCGGCGTCCTCTGGCGCACCGGCCCCGGCGGCGTGCTGGAGACGGCCGTCGTGCACCGGCCGAAGTACGACGACTGGTCGCTGCCCAAGGGCAAGCTCGACGCCGGCGAGCACCCGCTGGTCGCCGCCGTCCGCGAGGTCCGCGAGGAGACCGGGCTGCAGGTGGCCGTGGGCCGGCGCAGCGTGCAGACCCGCTACGCCCACCGCAGTGGCCCCAAGCGGGTCGACTACTGGGTGATGCAGGCCGTCGGCGGCGACTTCGTGCCCAACGACGAGGTCGACGTGCTCCGCTGGCTGCCGGTGCCCGCGGCGACGGCGCTGGTCAGCCACGACCACGACCGCGCGGTGCTGGCCGACCTGGCCCGCACCGACGTCCCGCTGATGCCGCGGGTGCTGCTGGTGCGGCACGCCTCGGCCGGGCAGCGGGGCAGCTTCGACGGCCCGGACGAGCAGCGGCCGCTGGACCGGCGGGGCCGCGCGCAGTCCGCCGTCCTCACCGAGGTGCTGCCGGCCTTCGCCCCGGCGCGGCTGCTCAGCGCGCCCCCGGTGCGCTGCCTGGAGACCCTCGCCCCGCTGGCCGACGCGCTCGGCCTGCCGGTCGGCGAGGTTCCCGAGCTCGGCGAGGCCGGCTTCGACGCCGACCCCCAGGCGGGCCTGGCCACCGTCCAGCGGCTGCTGGCCGGTGACGCCGGCCCCGGCCTCACGGTCGTCTGCAGCCAGGGCGGGGCGATCCCGTCGGTGCTGCTGGCCCTCGGGGTGCGCTGGCACGGCACCGCCGGGGCGCTGTGGCCGCCGGCGGCGAAGGGCAGCGTCTGGGCGGTCGGCGGCAGCGCCGGCGCGCTGTCGGCCGACTACTACCGCGACTTCTCCGCCGACCCGGCGGCGCCGGCCGGTTCCCCGGCCCGCACCGCCGCCGGCCGCCGCTAG
- a CDS encoding IclR family transcriptional regulator, translating to MAILRAVADEPASLAELVVRTELPRATAHRLATALEAHRLLRRTSAGTWAPGPALAELGRGGADLSELAGRHLTALRDATGESAQFYVRDGGSRVCIAAAERSSGLRDTVPVGARLPLTAGSAAHALLAFAPAEEVTQLLPSASFTARTLLDVRRRGWAHSVAEREAGVASLSAPVRDGAGGVLGAVSISGPVERLGRRPSPEVVSAVLEAAVAISRAAR from the coding sequence GTGGCGATCCTCCGCGCGGTGGCCGACGAACCGGCCAGCCTCGCCGAGCTGGTCGTGCGCACCGAACTGCCCCGCGCCACCGCGCACCGGCTGGCCACGGCGCTGGAGGCGCACCGCCTGCTGCGCCGCACGTCGGCCGGCACCTGGGCCCCCGGGCCGGCGCTGGCCGAGCTGGGCCGCGGTGGCGCCGACCTGTCCGAGCTGGCCGGCCGGCACCTCACCGCGCTGCGCGACGCCACCGGGGAGAGCGCGCAGTTCTACGTGCGCGACGGCGGCAGCCGGGTCTGCATCGCCGCCGCCGAGCGCTCCTCCGGGCTGCGCGACACCGTCCCGGTGGGCGCCCGGCTGCCGCTGACCGCCGGGTCGGCGGCGCACGCGCTGCTGGCCTTCGCGCCCGCCGAGGAGGTGACGCAGCTGCTGCCGTCGGCCAGCTTCACCGCCCGCACGCTGCTCGACGTCCGCCGCCGGGGCTGGGCGCACAGCGTCGCCGAGCGCGAGGCCGGGGTCGCGTCGCTGTCCGCCCCGGTGCGCGACGGCGCCGGCGGGGTGCTCGGCGCGGTCTCCATCTCCGGCCCGGTCGAGCGGCTGGGCCGCCGGCCCAGCCCCGAGGTGGTCAGCGCGGTGCTCGAGGCCGCGGTCGCCATCTCCCGCGCCGCCCGTTGA
- the gltX gene encoding glutamate--tRNA ligase codes for MSAPEPGTVRTRFCPSPTGTVHVGVMRAALYNWAYARHTGGQFVVRIEDTDPARNTLESERHLLDCLRWLGLNWDEGPEVGGPHGPYRQSERSEVYRDVVARLLGSGHAYESFSTPEEVTARRLAAGQDPKLGYDNADRTTTDAQRAAFLAEGREPVVRLRMPDSDLTWVDHVRGEVRFAAGAVPDFVLVRGNGTPLYTLVNPVDDALMGITDVLRGEDLLPSTPRQLALYAALTDIGVAAGTPRFGHLPLVMGEGNKKLSKRDPQSNFDVYRDRGFLPEGLVNYLALLGWSIAEDRDVFSPEEMAAAFDVDSVSANPARFDLKKAEAINATHLRALPVEDFTTRVVPYLAAAGLVTDPPTAEQAATLEAIAPLAQERMIVLSDAVGLLGFLFTEDVEIEPAAADKQLGAGAGEVLDAATSALQALPEWSTPAIETALKEALVEGLGRKPRQAFGPVRVAVSGRTVSPPLYESMELLGRERTLRRLAAARGAATG; via the coding sequence ATGAGCGCTCCGGAGCCGGGCACCGTCCGCACCCGCTTCTGCCCGTCGCCGACCGGCACCGTGCACGTCGGCGTCATGCGGGCGGCGCTCTACAACTGGGCCTACGCCCGGCACACCGGCGGCCAGTTCGTCGTCCGGATCGAGGACACCGACCCGGCCCGCAACACCCTGGAGTCCGAGCGGCACCTGCTCGACTGCCTGCGCTGGCTGGGCCTGAACTGGGACGAGGGACCGGAGGTCGGCGGCCCGCACGGCCCGTACCGGCAGTCCGAGCGCAGCGAGGTCTACCGCGACGTCGTGGCGCGGCTGCTGGGCTCCGGGCACGCCTACGAGTCGTTCTCCACGCCGGAGGAGGTCACCGCCCGCCGGCTGGCCGCCGGCCAGGACCCCAAGCTCGGCTACGACAACGCCGACCGGACCACGACCGACGCGCAGCGGGCCGCGTTCCTGGCCGAGGGCCGGGAGCCGGTGGTCCGGCTCCGGATGCCCGACTCCGACCTGACCTGGGTCGACCACGTGCGCGGGGAGGTCCGGTTCGCCGCCGGGGCGGTGCCGGACTTCGTGCTCGTCCGCGGCAACGGGACGCCGCTGTACACCCTGGTGAACCCCGTCGACGACGCCCTGATGGGCATCACCGACGTGCTGCGCGGCGAGGACCTGCTGCCCTCCACCCCCCGGCAGCTGGCGCTGTACGCGGCGCTGACCGACATCGGGGTGGCCGCCGGCACACCGCGGTTCGGCCACCTGCCCCTGGTGATGGGGGAGGGCAACAAGAAGCTGTCCAAGCGCGACCCGCAGTCGAACTTCGACGTCTACCGGGACCGCGGCTTCCTGCCGGAGGGGCTGGTCAACTACCTCGCGCTGCTGGGCTGGTCGATCGCCGAGGACCGGGACGTCTTCTCACCCGAGGAGATGGCCGCCGCCTTCGACGTCGACAGCGTCAGCGCCAACCCGGCCCGCTTCGACCTGAAGAAGGCCGAGGCGATCAACGCCACCCACCTGCGGGCGCTGCCGGTCGAGGACTTCACCACCCGGGTCGTGCCGTACCTGGCCGCGGCCGGGCTGGTGACCGACCCGCCGACCGCCGAGCAGGCGGCCACGCTCGAGGCGATCGCCCCGCTGGCGCAGGAGCGGATGATCGTGCTGTCCGACGCCGTCGGGCTGCTCGGCTTCCTGTTCACCGAGGACGTCGAGATCGAGCCGGCGGCCGCGGACAAGCAGCTGGGCGCCGGGGCCGGCGAGGTGCTGGACGCGGCGACGTCGGCCCTGCAGGCGCTGCCGGAGTGGTCGACACCGGCGATCGAGACCGCGCTCAAGGAGGCCCTCGTGGAGGGGCTCGGGCGCAAGCCGCGCCAGGCGTTCGGGCCGGTGCGGGTCGCGGTCAGCGGCCGCACGGTCTCCCCGCCGCTGTACGAGTCGATGGAGCTGCTCGGCCGCGAGCGCACGCTCCGCCGGCTCGCCGCGGCCCGCGGGGCAGCGACGGGATGA
- a CDS encoding CPBP family intramembrane glutamic endopeptidase produces the protein MTAGGWGGAPYGVPPEQPYGGPPPTGRYGSPPRVPFGVAAPPQYGQPHGPGPGQLHGPVPGRPYPGPPPGRPPRPVTPPGAPPHDTPQPFELLMRTRDWAWWRPVLGVVLFGVVYGVSTLVLGLGFLVTGVVPDLAQVDLTDVAFLLISNISLIVAIPVVWLCWAVPHGLRIGWSSSVFGRLRWRLFLPWTWRALATLGVAVALGLLIAVAATGADVTGPASSFPWMLLVVLTTTPLQSAAEEYVFRGYLTQSIAGWIGRPRAGALVAALVTATLFSLAHGPGDFQTFLYRFVIGLALSAVAWLTGGLEASIALHAVNNVVIFLLAGSLGDRAAAAEPVGAVGWGTSLLGMLGMVAFVVWVHRARAAVRPELLSPALDLRGRLAPAYPGTTPPFGAPPFGTQQPFGAPPGSPGGLPPAPGGPPGWAPPPRGPWG, from the coding sequence ATGACCGCCGGGGGCTGGGGCGGTGCCCCGTACGGCGTCCCACCCGAGCAGCCGTACGGCGGCCCACCGCCGACCGGCCGCTACGGCTCGCCGCCCCGGGTGCCGTTCGGTGTCGCTGCTCCGCCGCAGTACGGGCAGCCCCACGGGCCGGGCCCCGGCCAGCTCCACGGGCCGGTGCCCGGCCGGCCGTACCCGGGGCCGCCGCCGGGCCGGCCGCCCCGCCCGGTCACCCCGCCCGGCGCGCCCCCGCACGACACCCCCCAGCCCTTCGAGCTGCTGATGCGGACCCGGGACTGGGCCTGGTGGCGCCCGGTGCTCGGCGTGGTGCTCTTCGGCGTCGTCTACGGGGTCAGCACGCTGGTGCTCGGGCTGGGCTTCCTGGTCACCGGGGTGGTGCCCGACCTCGCCCAGGTCGACCTCACCGACGTCGCCTTCCTGCTGATCAGCAACATCTCGCTGATCGTGGCCATCCCGGTGGTGTGGCTGTGCTGGGCGGTGCCGCACGGGCTGCGGATCGGCTGGTCGTCCTCGGTGTTCGGCCGGTTGCGCTGGCGGCTGTTCCTGCCCTGGACCTGGCGGGCGCTGGCGACGCTGGGCGTGGCGGTCGCGCTGGGCCTGCTGATCGCGGTGGCCGCCACCGGCGCCGACGTCACCGGACCGGCGTCCTCGTTCCCCTGGATGCTGCTGGTGGTGCTCACCACCACGCCGCTGCAGTCCGCGGCCGAGGAGTACGTCTTCCGCGGCTACCTCACCCAGAGCATCGCCGGCTGGATCGGCCGCCCGCGCGCGGGGGCGCTGGTCGCGGCGCTCGTCACCGCCACGCTGTTCTCGCTGGCGCACGGGCCGGGCGACTTCCAGACCTTCCTCTACCGCTTCGTGATCGGCCTGGCGCTGTCGGCGGTGGCCTGGCTGACCGGCGGGCTGGAGGCCTCGATCGCGCTGCACGCGGTGAACAACGTGGTGATCTTCCTGCTCGCCGGCTCGCTCGGTGACCGGGCAGCCGCCGCCGAGCCGGTCGGGGCCGTGGGCTGGGGCACCAGCCTGCTGGGCATGCTCGGCATGGTCGCCTTCGTCGTCTGGGTGCACCGGGCCCGGGCCGCGGTGCGGCCGGAGCTGCTCAGCCCGGCGCTGGACCTGCGCGGGCGGCTCGCACCCGCGTACCCCGGGACGACGCCGCCGTTCGGGGCGCCGCCGTTCGGGACCCAGCAGCCGTTCGGGGCTCCACCTGGCTCCCCCGGGGGCCTGCCCCCGGCGCCCGGCGGACCGCCCGGCTGGGCCCCTCCGCCGCGCGGTCCCTGGGGGTGA